The Candidatus Acidiferrales bacterium genome contains the following window.
TTCACCGACATCACCAGAACAAAATCGAGCATCGGCAGGACTTCGCTGAGCACTCCCACCGGCGTCGCCGGGTTGATGGCCGCTCCCGCTTCAATGTCCCGCTGGCGAATCATCTGCAAGGCACGGTCGAGGTGGTGGGTCGCTTCCGGATGCACCGAAATCATATCCGCGCCGGCCTCAGCAAAATCGGGGATATACCGCTCCGGTTCTTCGATCATGAGATGCACATCGAGCAGCAGATCGGTTGCCTTGCGCAGGGAAGCCACCACCGGAACGCCGACGGTCAGGTTGGGCACAAAGTGGCCGTCCATAACGTCCACGTGGATGATCGAGGCCCCGCCTTCGCGCACGGCCTGGATTTGCGCCCCCAGGCGAGAGAAGTCT
Protein-coding sequences here:
- the rpe gene encoding ribulose-phosphate 3-epimerase; the protein is MAEIAPSILAADFSRLGAQIQAVREGGASIIHVDVMDGHFVPNLTVGVPVVASLRKATDLLLDVHLMIEEPERYIPDFAEAGADMISVHPEATHHLDRALQMIRQRDIEAGAAINPATPVGVLSEVLPMLDFVLVMSVNPGFGGQEFLPGSLEKIRQLRRLREECRLAFRIEVDGGVGLENLSDLVRAGAEILVAGTSVFHSPDPAATVREMLKAAQLAVAQKV